The bacterium genome includes a region encoding these proteins:
- a CDS encoding PorV/PorQ family protein, whose translation MLKTQHLAVAILIVACGLMLCPVEAQAQVNAGVLFLRIPTGARAAGMGGTFVAMADDATATHWNPAGLGAYPLNTEWSAYPMNAGGVVLDAVALKNGLPYDNFQAYDLWILTDQGLRVFRLKGGEPDRIRLETENVGSLGAAIRRYAPFLSEEDADAIARQSVAAQAGITAQEMESFITRLAEATPEGYRDRTILENVGREFRVAFNEGRVDTEHLMELRAAIAALPPSGPVTEETQLDRVRFAMERSISPILPAAIDVRLTDLLRAPINAIAGDGEVLYVASANGVVAFDGARWERVPAPAGIEEWDKTVVNCLAVTSGRRLWVGTNDGIFVRHSGQWSSLGASEGLPSMRVLKVALSDATRGWVVTDKGLALYNDGRFVANSVITMSVGETLEQAIGQWMDSQDEVAIARVAAEVRALNGLGAEAAPAAGNNASIPYSLGLRGDITALALDGYDRLWVGTTLGTFRYARGRWTSFGYEAMTVPEATTAQAIAESRLGNRATPDRVSRLTEYITSYNKLEGGRVEAGRTIYVYRNPAGSRVTDIVGSGDRLYVATEVGQLEVDNGEWGRYYHADLDRDQVGAICEQGGDYWFITNERVVIYQRPHKEVSFMYAPWLPDFKLDLYYIFPSVVTHIDGIGTIGLSLPFLSFGEIERRDELGNIGASFNSFDMAATVSYGTRLTPSLAAGLSAKFIYSRLADQGAGAEIGSGSGSAFAMDAGFLYKTPWKRLTVGGALTNLGPNISYIDAQQSDPLPRNLALGVAYHLWSSPFNNLILVADLNKEIVNIGESDQSELKQIIYNAGFEYRYGSFFSGRAGYMYDEDGEVKTPTVGAGISFSNLRLDFAYIPSSKDLPLANTLFYSLSGRF comes from the coding sequence ATGCTGAAAACCCAACACCTCGCCGTCGCGATTCTGATCGTGGCCTGCGGCCTGATGCTTTGCCCCGTGGAAGCGCAGGCCCAGGTCAACGCCGGCGTGCTTTTCCTCCGCATTCCCACCGGCGCGCGCGCCGCCGGCATGGGCGGCACCTTTGTCGCCATGGCCGATGACGCCACCGCCACGCACTGGAACCCGGCCGGCCTCGGCGCCTACCCGCTCAACACCGAATGGAGCGCCTACCCGATGAACGCCGGCGGCGTGGTGCTCGACGCCGTCGCGCTCAAAAACGGCCTCCCCTATGACAACTTCCAGGCCTACGATCTGTGGATCCTCACCGATCAGGGCCTGCGCGTCTTCCGCCTCAAGGGCGGCGAACCGGATCGCATCCGGCTGGAAACCGAAAACGTCGGCTCGCTCGGGGCGGCCATTCGCCGCTATGCGCCCTTCCTCTCCGAGGAAGACGCCGACGCCATCGCCCGCCAGTCGGTCGCGGCGCAGGCCGGCATCACGGCGCAGGAAATGGAGAGCTTCATCACCCGGCTGGCCGAGGCCACGCCCGAGGGGTACCGTGATCGCACCATCCTCGAAAACGTCGGACGCGAATTCCGCGTCGCCTTCAACGAAGGACGCGTCGACACCGAACATCTGATGGAACTGCGCGCCGCGATCGCGGCTCTGCCGCCCTCCGGCCCGGTCACCGAGGAGACGCAATTGGATCGCGTGCGCTTCGCGATGGAGCGCTCGATCTCGCCCATTCTGCCGGCGGCGATCGACGTGCGCCTGACCGACCTTTTGCGCGCGCCGATCAATGCCATCGCCGGCGACGGCGAAGTCCTCTATGTCGCCTCCGCCAACGGCGTCGTCGCCTTCGATGGCGCCCGCTGGGAGCGCGTGCCCGCGCCCGCCGGCATTGAGGAATGGGACAAGACCGTCGTCAACTGCCTGGCCGTCACCAGCGGACGCCGTCTCTGGGTCGGCACCAACGACGGCATCTTCGTGCGTCACTCCGGCCAATGGTCGTCGCTGGGCGCAAGCGAAGGCCTCCCGTCGATGCGCGTCCTGAAGGTCGCCCTCTCCGATGCCACCCGCGGTTGGGTGGTCACCGACAAGGGGCTAGCGCTCTACAACGACGGCCGCTTTGTCGCCAATTCCGTCATCACGATGAGCGTCGGCGAGACCCTCGAGCAGGCCATCGGCCAGTGGATGGACTCGCAGGATGAGGTCGCCATCGCCCGTGTCGCCGCCGAAGTGCGCGCGCTCAACGGCCTCGGCGCCGAGGCCGCCCCCGCCGCCGGCAACAACGCCTCGATCCCGTACTCGCTCGGCTTGCGCGGCGACATCACCGCGCTGGCCCTCGACGGCTACGACCGTCTCTGGGTCGGCACCACGCTCGGCACTTTCCGTTACGCCCGCGGCCGCTGGACCTCCTTCGGCTACGAAGCGATGACCGTCCCCGAGGCCACCACCGCGCAGGCGATCGCCGAGTCGCGTCTCGGCAATCGCGCCACCCCCGACCGGGTGAGCCGTCTGACGGAGTACATCACCAGTTACAACAAACTCGAGGGCGGACGGGTGGAGGCGGGACGCACCATCTATGTCTATCGCAACCCGGCCGGCTCGCGCGTCACCGACATCGTTGGCTCCGGCGACCGCCTCTATGTCGCCACCGAGGTCGGCCAGCTCGAAGTCGACAACGGCGAGTGGGGACGCTACTACCATGCCGACCTCGACCGCGATCAGGTCGGCGCCATCTGCGAGCAGGGCGGCGACTACTGGTTCATCACCAACGAGCGCGTCGTCATCTACCAGCGGCCGCACAAGGAAGTCTCGTTCATGTATGCCCCCTGGCTGCCCGACTTCAAACTCGATCTGTATTACATCTTCCCGAGCGTCGTCACCCACATCGACGGCATCGGCACCATCGGGCTCTCGCTGCCGTTCCTCTCGTTCGGCGAGATCGAACGCCGCGACGAGCTCGGCAACATCGGTGCCTCGTTTAACTCCTTTGACATGGCCGCCACCGTCTCGTATGGCACCCGCCTGACCCCGTCGCTGGCCGCCGGGTTGTCCGCCAAGTTCATCTACTCGCGCCTTGCCGATCAGGGCGCCGGCGCCGAGATCGGCTCCGGATCCGGCAGCGCCTTCGCCATGGACGCCGGTTTCCTCTACAAGACGCCCTGGAAACGCCTCACGGTCGGCGGCGCCCTGACCAACCTCGGCCCGAATATCTCCTACATCGATGCCCAGCAATCCGACCCGCTGCCGCGCAACCTCGCGCTCGGCGTCGCCTACCATCTCTGGAGCTCGCCCTTCAACAACCTGATCCTCGTCGCCGACCTGAACAAGGAGATCGTCAACATCGGCGAGAGCGACCAGTCCGAACTCAAGCAGATCATCTATAACGCCGGCTTCGAGTACCGCTACGGCTCGTTCTTCTCGGGGCGCGCCGGGTACATGTACGACGAAGACGGCGAGGTCAAGACGCCGACCGTCGGCGCGGGCATCTCGTTCTCCAACCTGCGCCTCGATTTCGCCTACATCCCGTCGTCCAAGGACCTCCCCTTGGCCAACACGCTCTTTTACAGTCTCTCAGGACGGTTCTAA